From Pelmatolapia mariae isolate MD_Pm_ZW linkage group LG22, Pm_UMD_F_2, whole genome shotgun sequence, a single genomic window includes:
- the galr1a gene encoding galanin receptor type 1, whose amino-acid sequence MELQVENQSQPFATNTMRLPAKIILGMGVDNFISLLIFGLIFILGVLGNTLVITVLARSKPGQPRSTTNIFILNLSVADLSYLLFCVPFQSTIYMLPTWVLGAFICKFIHYFFTVSMLVSIFTLSAMSVDRYVAIVHARKSSSIRVERHAMLGVVLIWTLSVVMAAPVAHYQSIVERENNNTFCWEVWPEHQRKVYVMCTFVVGYLLPLTLISVCYAKVLNHLHKKLKNVSKKSELSKKKTAQTVLVVVVVFCLSWLPHHIVHLWVEFGSFPLNQASFVFRMVAHCLAYSNSSVNPIIYAFLSENFRNSYKQVFWCRAPSECPLNENRDPRSRMETAPSTNISVSYKGHDSQISKML is encoded by the exons ATGGAGCTACAGGTGGAAAACCAAAGTCAACCTTTCGCCACCAACACCATGAGGCTGCCAGCTAAAATCATCCTGGGAATGGGAGTAGATAACTTCATTTCTCTTCTAATATTTGGACTCATTTTCATTCTTGGTGTGCTTGGGAACACACTGGTCATAACCGTGCTGGCACGCAGTAAACCCGGACAACCGAGGAGCACAACCAACATATTCATCCTCAACCTGAGCGTGGCTGACCTGTCCTACCTCCTCTTCTGCGTCCCTTTCCAGTCCACCATCTACATGCTGCCTACGTGGGTGCTCGGAGCGTTCATTTGCAAGTTTATCCACTATTTCTTCACCGTGTCTATGCTGGTCAGTATTTTCACTCTGTCAGCAATGTCCGTGGACCGTTACGTGGCCATCGTCCACGCTAGAAAATCCTCCTCGATCCGGGTGGAGAGGCATGCCATGCTCGGAGTGGTGCTGATCTGGACCCTGTCCGTGGTTATGGCAGCTCCCGTTGCGCACTACCAGAGCATCGTGGAGAGGGAGAACAACAACACCTTCTGCTGGGAGGTCTGGCCGGAACACCAGAGGAAAGTCTACGTGATGTGCACCTTTGTGGTTGGATACCTTCTGCCTCTCACTTTGATATCTGTCTGCTATGCAAAG gttTTAAATCATCTGCACAAAAAGCTCAAGAATGTCTCAAAAAAATCCGAGCTCTCCAAAAAGAAG ACTGCTCAGACTGTCCTCGTGGTGGTTGTTGTCTTCTGTCTGTCCTGGCTGCCTCATCACATCGTCCACCTGTGGGTGGAGTTTGGCTCCTTCCCTCTGAACCAGGCCTCCTTCGTGTTCAGGATGGTGGCTCACTGCTTGGCCTACAGCAACTCCTCTGTTAATCCCATCATCTATGCCTTCCTGTCTGAGAACTTCAGGAACTCGTATAAGCAGGTTTTCTGGTGCCGGGCGCCCAGCGAGTGTCCTCTGAACGAAAACAGAGACCCCCGCAGCAGAATGGAGACGGCACCTTCCACTAATATCAGCGTGTCTTATAAAGGTCACGACTCTCAGATCAGTAAAATGCTTTGA